The following proteins come from a genomic window of Mycobacterium sp. DL:
- a CDS encoding LLM class F420-dependent oxidoreductase codes for MQFAITHPMHSHPYNPELVTGSGIARVAAAAEAAGFGGFGFTDHPAPSQRWLEAGGHDALDPFVAMGFAAAHTTTMRLIPNIVVLPYRNPFVVAKAGATLDLVSGGRFTLAVGVGYLKREFAALGVDFDDRASLFEESLQTIRKIWTTEDVSFEGQHFSAKGITAHPKPISTPHPPIWIGGNTSAARARVATHGQGWCPFRAPAALAQTARTATLDSVERLAAGIDDLHRRLEAVGRDPAGVDVTFTNEAGGSPGDDDFDADAFLAGVADLEKVGVTWVQVSVPGDSLAHTLDAIEEFGTAVISQR; via the coding sequence ATGCAGTTCGCCATCACCCATCCGATGCACAGCCACCCCTACAACCCGGAACTCGTGACCGGGTCTGGCATCGCGCGGGTGGCCGCCGCCGCCGAGGCTGCGGGTTTCGGCGGTTTCGGGTTCACCGACCACCCCGCGCCCTCGCAGCGGTGGCTGGAGGCCGGCGGGCACGATGCGCTCGACCCTTTCGTCGCAATGGGATTCGCAGCAGCTCACACCACGACGATGCGGCTCATCCCGAACATCGTGGTGCTGCCGTACCGCAACCCTTTTGTGGTGGCGAAGGCAGGCGCGACGCTGGACCTGGTGTCGGGCGGCCGGTTCACGCTGGCGGTCGGTGTGGGGTACCTCAAGCGCGAGTTCGCCGCGCTCGGTGTGGATTTTGACGACCGGGCCTCGCTGTTCGAGGAGTCCCTTCAGACCATCAGAAAGATCTGGACCACCGAGGACGTGTCTTTCGAGGGGCAGCACTTCAGCGCCAAGGGCATCACCGCCCACCCGAAGCCGATCAGCACCCCCCACCCGCCGATCTGGATCGGCGGCAACACGTCGGCGGCCCGTGCGCGGGTGGCGACCCACGGCCAGGGTTGGTGTCCGTTCCGGGCGCCTGCGGCACTCGCGCAGACGGCCCGCACCGCAACTCTCGACTCGGTCGAGCGCCTCGCCGCCGGAATCGACGATCTGCACCGCCGCCTCGAGGCCGTCGGTCGTGACCCCGCAGGTGTCGACGTCACCTTCACCAACGAGGCCGGTGGCAGTCCGGGCGACGACGACTTCGACGCCGACGCGTTCCTCGCCGGGGTAGCCGATCTCGAGAAGGTCGGGGTGACGTGGGTACAGGTATCGGTGCCCGGCGACAGCCTGGCGCACACGCTCGACGCGATCGAGGAGTTCGGCACCGCGGTCATCTCGCAGCGATAG
- a CDS encoding NADP-dependent oxidoreductase, producing MPTTNRQILLRRRPKGLVAPGDTELVTGTAPEPAEGEALVRTTYVGLDAAVRTWLDDQPSYLPPVQLGECIRAAGIGEVVASRCDAYAVGDVVTTLTGFQEYTIVRDDLFTTPVPGPGDQVDQRAVMSVYGPTGATAYFGMSGVGRPQPGETVVVSAAAGATGSIAGQIAKIAGARVVGIAGGPHKCRAVVQDFGFDACIDYRQDGLPAALKKECPRGIDVYFDNVGGPILDAVLGRLAHKARVVLCGVISSYLTGEHPGPANYVNLLAKTATMQGFNALDEWGRFDEAFAALRQWDDEGLLVHREHIFEGIESCVDALNGLFTGANIGKTLVRVGGA from the coding sequence GTGCCGACGACGAACCGCCAGATCCTGTTGCGCCGCCGCCCAAAGGGTTTGGTTGCGCCCGGGGACACCGAGTTGGTGACAGGCACCGCCCCCGAGCCCGCCGAGGGTGAAGCCCTGGTGCGCACCACCTATGTGGGGCTGGACGCCGCGGTCAGGACGTGGTTGGACGACCAGCCGAGCTACCTGCCACCGGTGCAGCTGGGCGAGTGCATCCGGGCGGCAGGTATCGGTGAGGTCGTGGCGTCGCGATGTGACGCCTACGCCGTCGGTGATGTCGTGACCACCTTGACGGGATTCCAGGAGTACACGATCGTGCGCGACGACCTGTTCACCACGCCGGTGCCGGGCCCCGGCGACCAAGTGGATCAGCGTGCCGTCATGTCGGTGTACGGACCCACCGGCGCCACCGCGTACTTCGGCATGAGCGGGGTCGGCCGACCGCAGCCGGGCGAGACCGTGGTGGTGTCGGCCGCCGCGGGCGCCACGGGGTCGATCGCCGGGCAGATCGCCAAGATCGCGGGCGCCCGCGTGGTGGGCATCGCCGGTGGGCCGCACAAGTGCCGAGCGGTGGTGCAGGACTTCGGGTTCGATGCGTGCATCGACTACCGACAGGACGGGCTGCCGGCGGCTCTGAAAAAGGAATGTCCGCGCGGGATCGACGTCTACTTCGACAATGTCGGGGGCCCCATTCTCGATGCCGTGCTCGGTCGACTGGCCCACAAGGCGCGGGTGGTGCTCTGCGGTGTCATCTCCAGCTACCTCACCGGCGAGCATCCCGGGCCGGCGAACTACGTGAACCTGCTGGCCAAGACCGCGACGATGCAGGGTTTCAACGCCCTGGACGAATGGGGCCGCTTCGACGAGGCCTTCGCCGCCCTGCGGCAGTGGGACGACGAGGGGCTGCTGGTGCACCGCGAGCACATCTTCGAGGGCATCGAGTCGTGTGTCGACGCGCTCAACGGTCTGTTCACCGGGGCCAACATCGGCAAGACGCTGGTCCGGGTCGGTGGCGCCTGA